DNA sequence from the Coffea arabica cultivar ET-39 chromosome 11c, Coffea Arabica ET-39 HiFi, whole genome shotgun sequence genome:
ACTTTAAAAagctttggaaggctagagaaactcacaaaaattatagttttcactagaatttccttagttcattagttaggatagtatagtataggtagtatagtttatccttcttgtatttgtagttagatttggatgaagaattggggagcaaagatggagatgttgaaactcatgtgacaagaaTGACTTCTCTCCTAtactttatcttttgtatttaagtccatatttaactataatacaagtttagatcttgtttttcatgtttagttaaagtttatgcctggAGTATGGATGaattttctatatcttgtttgtgatatttatttggttatttgatgatgttattttgagcaagttaattatcacttttgcttagttaatcatgattaaccgacCATTAATTGtaataatcttaaggtgttaaatttgcaatgagaattagaattggaatttaacactaattcaaggaagtgataaacttAGGGAGTTCACTTACGAGAGTAGAAGAGCACCTTTGTGGCTTTAGtaacttgtttcatgtaattttatagaagaaatgaacttataATTAATTCATAACCACAAGAGTAGGTATGACTTAATTACaaatatagttgattcactacgagcgTAGGTTTCACATATAAGAGGAAATTAAGCTATAACTATTCAAGATAATAGTATTCACTTAACTGGTAATGTCATTTGCAAGAATAGGAAGGAATTCCATACCACTTGGAgctttttattgtatttttgttacttttatagtataaatttaatttcttgttcttgtgatagtctaaacaataaaggagttcgaaaaatatcagtaattgacaatcttccaTGTGTGATCGACACTTAATACCCCTATGCTCAATAAACAACTCGTAAACTTGTGAAAAATAGCGTATGGGGTATTTaagaatttataaatataaaacttgactGTGGATAAGCTAATtgatatatgtataccccgtgCTCgtcacggtccaattaaatcaTGGTTTATAGTTTCCCTTCCAAATTCTAACAACACCACTTTGTACCGGTTCTTCATCTTCAAACACTTTTCTCATTGTAATAATCCAAATATCTGGATAGACTGTTTTCATTGCTTAATTTGATACCCATTTATTGACAACTCACTTCGTGATTTTAATGATCACAACTAAAAAGATATGATTCTTCTCCAATTTCTAGATCAATCTTATGGTTCAATCTTCACTAACTAGGTATTTCATGACCAACCTTGTGGTCTAACTCAATCAACAAACTCCTTCACATTTATTCTTATACTCCAACTCGGACAGTAGAAAGCACCCAAAACTAAACTCGTAGTTGGGTCAATTCTTTAATGTTTACAAGCACACCAAGATCAATTCTTGAACCTAGGGCTCTAATGCCAGATATAGGACTCAAAACATTTCACCATAAATCTATATGAgacaaatttcaaaaaaatcaaatgtaTATGGGGAAGcaatttacacacataaaaaTATGTGTGGGAGAagagaaataaattaataatataaCATCAATAACACCATAAGAACAAACCTATCAAACTTTATTCTTTACTCATCTAAACCGACCATAACAATACAACTCTCTATTTATAGAGTGACTTAATAAACATGTTTTATTAactacaagaaattttctaataaaataatatttcttaaataacaaaattaccataATTTGACTGCTATAGAATTACTAAAAGTTTAACTTGATTAAAAGGTAACCCGGGTctgggtggtggtggtggtgtctTACGGGATTCGTCAGGAAGCCCTCTATTTGCTTTCTCGGCCTTTCTGGGGGTTACCTCTAGTTTACGGGCGGAGACTATGGCCCTGTTGATTGGGCTTCGCGAGTGTGCTCAGAAGGGTTTTGGTACTGTGGGCGTCCAGCTAGACTCCTTGGTCTTGGTGGGGATTCTGCAAAAGCAGTTTCAGTGTCCTTGGCATGTCCGACGGGAGGTGGGACAGATTTGGCAGTTGCTGGGTGAATCCCCGTGGATAATTCATTGTTACAGGGAGGCGAACAATGTTGCTGACATTCTATCTAATGTGGGAGTAGCTCATCCTGAGCATAAGGTTAGGGTTTATGACCACATCCGAATGATTCCACAGATGGCTCGTGGTGCAATCCGGCTAGATAAACTAGGAGTGCCTTCAATTAGGAAGTTCAGGATGTTATAGGGTTTGGACTTGCGTAATTTCTGCTACTATTGTAACTTTTGGTTCGAATTAATAATATTGCTgcatttatataaaaaaaaacactactaactaataatatagaaattatatattttttttaggtCTGATTTGATTTGCCAAAAGAATCTATGACATATTTCTGTTTTCTGTGGTTGTTGCATataacacacaataacgaacaaGGAAAATGATAAGGGAAATGACAAAGAGAAGTGTAAATGAAAGTTTATTTCGATAACTGCTTGTAATAACAAAAGTTTTGTGGTTTTttaagatctttttttttttaggataaATTTTGATGGCATTATTAACACTTGAAATCCAAAATGTAGGGCCAGAGGCAAAGATCATGTGTATACCTCCTTTGCCTATGTCAAAACGAGAGGTCGCTCaggtaaagtttttttttttttttttaagaaattctttttatttattcatggaGAATATAACCAAATATCCCTCTTACATAATCCTCATTTTTCTAATTGAAGGTATCCCTATTCTGTCCAAACGGATTGCCCCACGAGACAATCTTGGGAATGTACTGAAGGTATCATAAACCTCAATTTGTTTATCTGGATGAGATATACCCACATTAGATAAAGCATCAGCAACTGTGTTAGCCTCCCGATAGCAGTGCGTGAATCTAGGTGGATCATCTAATAACTGCCAAATCTGGTTGACGTATCTTCGAATTTTCCACGGACACTGAGTTCGGCGTTGAATGATCCCAATTAAAACCAATGAATCTGATTGTACACATATGTTTCCAAAACCGTTATGTATACAGATCTAAAGACCAATAAGAAGGGCACAAGCCTCTGCACGGAGACATGTAGTTTCTCCCAGATATGCCGAAAAACCAATCATTGGTAATCCAGTGGAATCCCGGAGTATGCCCCCACCTCCACCTATTCCTGGATTACCCTTAGCACATCCATCCGTGTTAAGAGTATACCTCCCTGTCTCTTTGGTTTCCCAGCGGATACCTTGATATATAACCGTACCCCCAGGTGCCTTTGACCAATCATACAATTGACAAAAGGATTGTAGTCTTATCAGTTGTTTAAAATGTATTCCTACCATGGATTGGATTTCTGAGAAGATGGCTTGACGAATGGCCGATGATTGCATCTGGACACCCTCAAACATTGCTTTGTTCCTTGCCTTCCAAATCTGCCAGCAAATTACACTAGGAAGAATACGGCAAATAAGCCTTCGTAACTCAGAATCCTGTGAATACAACCACCAATCTACTATGCGTGCTCGTAGAAAAGATCCTGAGAATTTTATTCCACAtaaccctccaaaataattccaaaGGAATGACGCAATGTGTCCATTGGAGAATAAATGCTCAATAGACTCCTCAGAAGCCTAAGTACAGCAAAAGCACTTTGAAGGcaaatggaaaccaaatttACGAAGCTTATCCGGTGTCGGTATTCTCCTCAGAAGTAGTCTCaacatgaaaaatgaaactttcaaaGGTATCCGAGGGTGCCAAATGGAAGCAAATACCATAGACGTGGGTCGGGTCTGCCTAATGTCCCCAAAAGCCGAATGTAGAGAGAAATTTCCAGTTGTTGTGGGCATCCAAATGACTTCAGCTATACTTCCTTCTTCTGGGACCATTTGTTCTGAAATGGAATAAGCAATTTCCTTTGGCAATGTGTGGTATAGAAGATTCAAATCCAAATGGCCGTTGTTTACGAAGTTTCGGAACGTCAAATTTGGGATAACCGGAACCTTTAGAAACAATGCACCACTCCCCAACCAGTTATCGTACCAAAAATGACACGCCCCATATTTGGCCACCCATAATATTGAGAGTTCCACTTGCCGGCTCACATTGATCATCCTTCGCCAAATTGCCGAATCCGTTGGTCTGAGTTCTACCTGACAAGGATGCAGACATTTACAATACTTTGCTTTCATGAAGGTCGACCACAATGATGATTCTGTTCGGAATTTCCACCATAACTTGGAGGAAAAGGCTGTGTAGACGTCACATAATCTCCGAAATCCAATTCCCCCTTCCTCAACTGGATAGCACAATTGAGGCCAACGTATCCAATGAAGCTTCGATTCCTCGGGTGAGGATCCCCAAAGGAATGCCGAGCATGCCTTTTCTATAGTTTTAAACACCGAACTGGGAATCACTGCAGCTGACATTAGGTGAACTGGTATTGATGATAATACATGCTTGATTAGAATAATTTTTCCTCCAAAGGAAAGTAACCTTGATTTCCAAGACAGAATCCTTGCTAGTATTGCGTGACAAACTTCTCCAAAATAAGATGATTTGCATCTTCCAATGTAGAGCGGAAACCCTAAATAGCGTATTGGAAATGACTTGCGGGCAAACCTAGAGATGCGATCAAGCAGCCGTCGTCTTGCCATTGATACAGATGGATGAACTATATAACAGCTTTTTTGTACATTTAGTAATTGGCCCGAGCATCTTTGATAATCATCTAACACTTTCATGATAGCCTTCAGGGAAAATGAGGATCCATTTGCAAATATAAGAACATCATCCGCAAATGCCAAGTGAGTAATAGACGGGCATCCATATGGAACTTTGAAACTCACAAATCTTGGTTGCATGACAAGATTATTCAGTGCTCTAGATAACACCTCTGCCCCTATAATAAATAATGCTGGTGATAATGGGTCACCCTGACGGAGTCCTCTCGAAGACTTGAAAAAACCGTATGAGGATCCATTTATAATGACGGAAAACCAGACATTAGAAATCAGTCGCCAAACCATATCAATGAATCTCTCACCAAAACCGAACCTTCTCAGAACATTGATAATATGACCCCATGCCACTCTGTCATATGCCTTAGACATgtctaatttcataaccacattACCACCTCTATTCTTTTTCGCCATACCCGATATCACCTCCTGTGCAAGTAGGAAGTTTTCGGTTATATTGCGACCCTTCACAAATCCTGTCTGCTGGGGAGAAATAATTTTTGGCAATATTCCCGCCACTCTGTCTGCCAAGATCCTTGATAATAGCTTGTTGAAGAAGTTACATAGGCTGATGGGTcgaaattgagaaaaatcttgAGGATTTGGCACCTTTGGAATTTGAACAATTGAAGTAGAGGTGATGAAACGAGGTAGTTCTGCTCCACAGAAAAAACTAAGTACCGCCTTGTAGACATCTTGGGCGATTACTTGCCatgcaaaagtaaaaaattttcccGTGAATCCATCTGGGCCGGCAGCACTTTCTTCATCCATTGCCTTCAGGACTctaaaaacctcttcaattgaAGGGATTTCTTCCAACTTCACATTATCCTATCCCGAAATCATAGGTGGAATGAGGTGTAGCATATCTGCAGATGATCCCAAAGAATCCGAGAAAAGTTCAGAGAAATAGGTGGTTGCTTCACTTGCTATATCAGCTTCATTGTCCACCCAAACACCATTGGCTTTTTTGATACGATAAATCATAGCTTGAGCCCGTCTCTGTCTTACTATCGCATGAAAATACTTTGAATTGGTATCTCCCTGTCGAAGCCATTTTACCCTAGCCTTTTGCCTCcaaaattgttcttcaattgatAATGCATATCTCAGCTCCGCTTGAACCTTTTTGAGTTCAATCTGGCACTCCTCCGAATCATCTTGATCTACCACTTCTTCTGCCCGTTGCACCGCCATTTCTGCAGATCGCATATTATCGATCACATTTCCAAAGTGTTCTTTGTTCCATGTCTGAATAGCTTTTCTTGTTGTCAATAATTTAGAACATAGAACACGCATCGGAGATCCATTGACATCTTGATTCCAAGCCTGGCTTATCACCTCCAAGAGTTGTGGTTTAGTTGTCCACACATTCAAAAATCGAAATGGATGCGGCTAGTATCTGATTGAGCAACAAATGAGAGCTTTAACGGTGAATGGTCAGAAGGATGTCTAGCCAAGTGAAGGACAGAAATGTTATAAGAAAGATCCAGACATGCCACGTTGACTAAGAACCTGTCTAACCTCTTTGAAATCCGAGCTCTACTTCGTCGATTGTTTGACCATGTAAAATTGGGTCCTGAGAAGCCTACATCAAATACTCCAGCCTCCTCCATGAAAGACAGAAATTCCACTCCTTCTGTTATAGCAAATGGACGACCTCCCCTTTTTTCATGAGGTGCCACAATAACATTAAAATCACCCCCAATACACCAAGGAAGAAAACTAGGCTTATCAGCTAACAATGAGGACCATAACTCACGCCGCTCGTCAACTGAGCATTTTGCATGAACAAAGGACATAATTATTGGAGAAGGAATTAGGGGACTTTGTACATGTAGAGAAATATGCTGATCCGAATTACCAACAATTGAGCAAAGAAAAGGATTATTGTAGAACACCCAAATATCACTTGAAGAATTAAcaagcacgtaatcaaataaTAGACGTAGACGAATGGTTTGTATTTTAGATACGTCTAACTTTGGCTCACAAATCACAACAAATTGGAAATGATGTGTCCGTACTAAATTGATTAATCTTCGTAGATTAGGTGCTTTAGCTACTCctctaatattccaaaaaatGCCATTAATCATGAGAAAGAACCTGGaatgagtttttggatgatGTCTCTGACCGTGAGCGCAAAATTCTGTCGGTTTGAAGATTAGCCCTCAAACCTTTTGTCCTTTTTTGTTTGGGATTACGGTCAGCCCCCCCTGATTGATCAATACTTAAAGAAGGACCTGATGATTCAGGCAAATTTTCTTGTGGGACACCCGGTCTGGGAGACAAATTTCCTGCAACAGTTGGTGAATTAACCTCCACTATCCCATGCTCTGTAGGACCGAAATTCTCCACTCCTCGCAACTCAACATAGAGATGCTCCAAAGAGTTATTGTCGGCCATGGACTGAAGTTTCTCTTTTGATGCTTCAGACGATGTAGCTTGGGTCCCTTCATCATTTCCGTGGACCTGTTCTAAATGCTTTTGCATAATCAATTGTTCCCCAACAAGTGCTTGCTCCCTCATATGAGCCGTATTCAAATTCCCTTGCACATCATATGTTGTCGGCTTGGATGCAGCAACTATCACCACTTGGTGATCAGTATTTAGATGATGAAGAGAATTTTTGTCGGCCTTACTCTGAAGTTTGTCTGTGGGATTTATATTAGTTTCAAAACGGGTCCCTTGGTATTCATTCCCGTGGACCTTCTCCAGCTGGTTTTCCATTTCCCTTCGTTCCTCACGTACTGGCAGCTCCATTGCAAGATCATTTTGTGGTTGTTCAAATCCAGCAGATGACGACAACTTAGTTACTCCAAGCTTAATAAGGTGATCATCAGGCTTACTAACTTCCTGAACCTTTGTGGCAGTACAGACTTCCTCCACCACTGTACCTTTTAGTTTTTCAGCATAATTGCCCATCTCAGTACGCTGCACTTCGTCGGAATCAGTCACGGTATCTGTTGTTTTTTCCAAGTTAGCATCTGGGTTTTTCACAAGGTCTAAATTATACACTTGAACATTATTAACTTCTAACGATAGATCCCTCTGCAGCTTCGTGTTATGCTTATATAGATACCAAGCCCCAACCTCAGTTACATTCTTCTTGCATTGCTCTTGGGAATGACCCAAACGTGAACAAGATGAACAGTACAATGGCATATTCTCTGGCACAATCCgttgccaaaatccagaataTTATAAGAAGATTATTTGGAaaactttttaaatatttttttataagaatattataatttgttttatgatttgatgtatatgaaattaaaaaagtggttggaaaaataaatatgtgattaagaaatgtattttggatgaaACTTTCTATACCTTTCCAGAAAAACTAAAAGATCTTAAATTTATAAAATGCATAGACAtggtaatttttaattttaatttgcattttttatttgttcaagTAGGACACTTTAGTCTTGAGAAGGCGGAGGGAGAAGATGTTACAGTCAAACCTAGGAATCTCCAGTTCTCCTGACTAGTGTAGTAGTGTTACTATCGATTGAAGCATTTAAAGAAAAGAGATCCAGGCCATTATTTCCCGATTCGTTGAATAAGAGATCATTGAGTCTTGCAATGATGACTTGTaacaaaaattaataattttgtaaatgatgtaaacaaatactTATTGAAATGCAACCGCAATTATATGTTGACCAAAATTTCTATTCCCATTCCAATGTACTTGAAGAGATGAATAGCAAGGCTTCACGAAACTAAATAATGATGAACCTTGGACAAATTTCTTGTCTTTTTAATTTTGCAAGATCTCAAAATTACCCAATGATAATTTGGTAGAAGCAGTTCAACAATTTATTCTTAGTTTGTTCAAAAGCGGCATATGAGCAAAAATATAAATGCAAAATAACGAAAGTAACGGAGTGTATCATAAATTGTACACTACAAATGTGACAATCAAATTTCTTGATAAAACCTTTCATAGTTCCTATATATGAGTCTTACATGTCGTGATAACACTAGTTACCCTTCGCACACaaagtatatttttcttaatGGAACAAtagtaaattttattaattctccAAGAAATGGACGTTTCTCATTTAGTCATCATTAATTCAACTTCTACATTTCATGTTTAATACTTGTGGTATTTCCTAAAGTTAGCTGAAAACAAATTGTGAATATTGATGAAGCCCTACAATCTAATACATGACTTTTTGGAGTTTGTAACGGGTATTAGTTGATGTATCTCTAATGACTTAGAGAAAACCAAATGTTTTCAATTTTAGATAGCTaatgatgaaattttatagggAGTAATTGGCCGCCACTTGACAAAAGATTTGTTAAACTCTTTAGCTGATAGATCTTTCATCAACCTTACCCAATACAATGCTAATTTTAGGTATGAACTATTGAAGACAAAAATGGATGGATGGTTGAATTCCCATGATGTTAGTCAATAGATTTGGTTGAAAAGTTAGGACTACTGTTTAGGTTTTCTTAGCCATTACGTTCTATGGATGCTTATAATGCTAGTACCATTAGTCTATAAATTCGTTAGCTAGCCATTgaaatccagaaattcaaacaaGAGTTAAAGGAATTTTCAGCTTATATTT
Encoded proteins:
- the LOC140016436 gene encoding uncharacterized protein; this encodes MSFVHAKCSVDERRELWSSLLADKPSFLPWCIGGDFNVIVAPHEKRGGRPFAITEGVEFLSFMEEAGVFDVGFSGPNFTWSNNRRSRARISKRLDRFLVNVACLDLSYNISVLHLARHPSDHSPLKLSFVAQSDTSRIHFDF